A window of the Lactuca sativa cultivar Salinas chromosome 5, Lsat_Salinas_v11, whole genome shotgun sequence genome harbors these coding sequences:
- the LOC111917649 gene encoding transcription repressor OFP12 — MPTTFERNLNLCFTKIKRPQSPPPSPPPPPPHRHRHHHRRRHSEPSLHNPKSNLIKNFNTLYDIPPASDSDDSSIITAPDFSTAIASNRFFFSSPGRSNSIIESSSPSTSSLASTSYTPEDATDGFVGGGVAIPTISPDPYFDFRKSMQEMVEARDLVDVRANWDYLHELLTCYLDLNPKSAHKFIVGAFADLLVTLMESSTAENGGRRNV; from the coding sequence ATGCCGACCACCTTTGAACGGAATCTCAATCTATGTTTCACCAAAATCAAACGCCCccaatcaccaccaccatctcctcctcctcctcctccccacCGCCATCGCCACCACCATCGTCGCCGCCACTCCGAACCATCCCTACACAATCCCAAATCTAACCTCATCAAAAACTTCAACACTCTCTATGACATTCCCCCCGCCTCCGATTCTGACGACTCATCAATCATCACCGCCCCTGATTTCTCCACCGCCATCGCTTCCAATCGCTTCTTCTTCTCCTCCCCCGGGCGCTCCAATTCCATCATCGAATCCTCCTCCCCATCCACCTCCTCCCTAGCCTCCACCTCTTACACTCCTGAGGATGCCACCGACGGTTTCGTCGGTGGCGGCGTTGCGATCCCGACGATCTCGCCGGACCCATACTTTGACTTCCGGAAATCGATGCAGGAAATGGTGGAGGCACGTGACCTCGTCGATGTACGCGCCAACTGGGATTACTTGCACGAGCTACTCACGTGCTATCTGGATTTGAACCCGAAAAGTGCTCACAAGTTCATCGTCGGAGCTTTCGCGGATCTTCTCGTTACTCTCATGGAATCGTCGACGGCGGAAAACGGTGGACGCCGGAATGTATAA
- the LOC111917648 gene encoding 40S ribosomal protein S18, whose protein sequence is MSLVANEDFQHILRVQNTNVDGKQKIMFAVTSIKGIGRRFANIVCKKADVDMNKRAGELSNAEIDNLMTIVANPRQFKIPDWFLNRKKDYKDGKYSQVTSNALDMKLRDDLERLKKIRNHRGLRHYWGLRVRGQHTKTTGRRGKTVGVSKKR, encoded by the exons ATG TCTCTGGTAGCAAATGAAGATTTCCAGCATATTCTTCGTGTACAGAACACGAATGTTGATGGAAAGCAAAAAATCATGTTCGCTGTGACCTCCATTAAAGGTATCGGTCGTCGATTCGCAAACATTGTCTGCAAGAAGGCCGACGTTGATATGAACAAGAG GGCGGGAGAACTTTCAAATGCTGAGATTGATAACCTGATGACAATTGTCGCAAATCCAAGACAATTCAAAATCCCAGATTGGTTTCTTAACAGAAAGAAGGATTACAAAGATGGAAAGTACTCTCAAGTCACATCTAATGCACTCGACATGAAGCTCAGGGATGATCTTGAACGATTGAAGAAGATCAG GAATCACCGTGGTCTTCGTCATTACTGGGGTCTCCGAGTACGTGGTCAACACACCAAGACTACTGGTCGTAGGGGAAAGACTGTTGGTGTGTCCAAGAAGAGATAA